Part of the Streptomyces sp. NBC_01460 genome, CGGCCAGGTCCAGCAAGCCCTCGAAGGCCGCGAGAAGGAGATCGTGGAGGTGGTCGAGGCGGCATACAGGCTGCACGGGTCCGGCCGCACGGTGAACCCGCCCTCCTCGTTCCTCCGCTTCCCCGACCGCCCCGCCTCCCGGATGATCGCCCTGCCCGCCTCCCTGGGCGGCGAGTCACCGGTGGACGGAATGAAGTGGATCTCCAGCTTCCCGGGGAACGTGGCATCGGGTGTGCCGCGCGCCTCGGCCGTGCTGATCCTCAACGACCCCGCCACCGGCTATCCGTTCGCCTGCATGGAGAGCTCGATCATCAGCGCGACGAGGACGGCCGCCTCCGCGGCATCGGCCGCGGACCGGCTCAGCCGTGACCGGCCGCGTCCCACCCGTGTGGGGTTCTTCGGAACGGGCCTGATCGCCCGGTACATCCACACCTTCCTCGAAGGTTCCGGCTGGTCGTTCGACGACGTCGGGGTGTACGACCTGTCGGCCGACAGCGCGGCCGGATTCCGCGTGTACGTGGAGCAGTCCGGCAGCGCCGCCGCTGTCACCGTGCACCCCGGCCCCGAGGAACTCATCCGCACGAGCGACCTCGTGGTCTTCGCGACCGTGGCCGGACAGCCGCACGTCACCGAGCCGGCGTGGTTCGACCACGACCCCGTGGTCCTGCACGTGTCACTGCGCGACCTCGCGCCGGAGATCCTTCTGGCCTCGACCAACATCGTGGACGACATCGACCACTGCCTCAGGGCGGCCACCTCACCCCATCTGACCGAACAGCTCACGGGAAACCGGGAGTTCGTGAACGGAACGCTGGACGACGTGATGGCCGGAAGCGTGACCGTGCCGGGCGACCGGCCCGCGGTCTTCTCACCCTTCGGCCTCGGGGTGCTCGATCTGGCGGTCGGGAGCTACGTCTACGACCGGATCGCCCGCGCCGGCGAGCTTCGTGTCGTCGACGGCTTCTTCCACGAACTGAGCCGCTACGGATGACGGATCCGCCGCGATGCGCCGCCCTGCCCGCCCGACGACCCAGCACCATCCCGAGGAGGAGTTCACCGTGTCGGTCATAACCGTCCCCCAGGCCTTCAACGAGGAGGATCTCTATGTGGACGTCGAGGCCGTCTTCGGCCAGTCCCTGCTCCTCAAGTGCGAGGGCTTCAACTTCGCCGGCTCGATCAAGCTGAAGGCGGCCGCCGAGATGGTGGCCTCGGCCGAACGCGACGGCACGCTCCGGGCCGACTCCGTCCTCGTCGAGTCCTCGTCCGGGAACCTGGGCGTCGCACTGAGCATGATCGCGGCCAGCAAGGGTTACCGCTTCATCTGTGTGACGGACTCACGCTGCAACCTGGCCACGCGGCTGATGATGGAGGCACTGGGCAGCGAAGTGCACCTGGTGGCCGCCGAGGAGTCCAACGGCGGCTTCCTCGCCGCGCGTCTGGCCCATGTCCGGCAGCTGTGCGCCTCCGACGACCGGTGCGTGTGGCTGAGCCAGTACTCCAACCCGGCCAACTGGAGGGCGCACTATCTCACGACGGCTCCGGGGATCGCCCGCTCCTTCCCCCAGCTGGACGTCCTGTTCATGGGCGCGGGGACCACGGGGACCCT contains:
- the sbnB gene encoding 2,3-diaminopropionate biosynthesis protein SbnB; the protein is MNTTRTTGPAHAVAGETVVPPFAVVPGGQVQQALEGREKEIVEVVEAAYRLHGSGRTVNPPSSFLRFPDRPASRMIALPASLGGESPVDGMKWISSFPGNVASGVPRASAVLILNDPATGYPFACMESSIISATRTAASAASAADRLSRDRPRPTRVGFFGTGLIARYIHTFLEGSGWSFDDVGVYDLSADSAAGFRVYVEQSGSAAAVTVHPGPEELIRTSDLVVFATVAGQPHVTEPAWFDHDPVVLHVSLRDLAPEILLASTNIVDDIDHCLRAATSPHLTEQLTGNREFVNGTLDDVMAGSVTVPGDRPAVFSPFGLGVLDLAVGSYVYDRIARAGELRVVDGFFHELSRYG
- the sbnA gene encoding 2,3-diaminopropionate biosynthesis protein SbnA, translating into MSVITVPQAFNEEDLYVDVEAVFGQSLLLKCEGFNFAGSIKLKAAAEMVASAERDGTLRADSVLVESSSGNLGVALSMIAASKGYRFICVTDSRCNLATRLMMEALGSEVHLVAAEESNGGFLAARLAHVRQLCASDDRCVWLSQYSNPANWRAHYLTTAPGIARSFPQLDVLFMGAGTTGTLMGCARWFRDWPRPVRIVAVDIAGSVAFGGAPGRRMIPGLGMSMRPPLLDESYVDEVVRVEETDTIRACRRLARRGFLFGGSTGTVVSGAVSWLARHGTPGLTAVAIAPDLGERYLDTVYQDNWVEDLYGADVLESAARTPAAREEPAVARPFATRSAPEQAGSPENR